From one Astatotilapia calliptera chromosome 10, fAstCal1.2, whole genome shotgun sequence genomic stretch:
- the timm22 gene encoding mitochondrial import inner membrane translocase subunit Tim22 gives MRALVFRQHLLEALSLRNMAASTRAANAAASNPQGPASVGPSVDSPTLQYSMILEHLIGDKRPVKGLNPAVMGGLPVPPKSDEQKMIERGMESCAFKSLLACVGGFVLGGAFGVFTAGIDTNVGIDPKDPLRTPTAREVLKDMGQRGMSYAKNFAIVGAMFSCTECIIESHRGKSDWKNAVYSGCVTGGAIGFRAGLKAGVLGCGGFAAFSAAIEYYLR, from the exons ATGCGCGCGCTCGTCTTTCGACAACATTTACTTGAAGCTCTGTCATTGAGAAACATGGCGGCCTCCACAAGAGCTGCAAACGCTGCTGCTTCCAACCCACAAGGCCCAGCTTCGGTCGGCCCGAGCGTGGACAGCCCGACTCTTCAGTACAGTATGATTCTGGAGCATCTTATCGGTGACAAGAGGCCCGTGAAGGGCCTGAACCCCGCCGTGATGGGGGGGCTGCCCGTGCCTCCGAAAAGCGACGAGCAGAAGATGATCGAGAGGGGAATGGAGAGCTGCGCCTTCAAGTCTTTGCTGGCCTGTGTGGGAG GGTTCGTCCTTGGAGGAGCATTCGGCGTTTTCACAGCTGGAATTGATACTAATGTTGGCATCGACCCCAAAGACCCTTTGAGAACTCCAACAGCACGAGAGGTTCTAAAAGACATGGGCCAGAGGGGGATGTCCTATGCCAAGAACTTTGCCATTGTGGGCGCCATGTTCTCCTGTACAGAGTGCATCATAGAATCA CACAGAGGCAAATCTGACTGGAAGAATGCTGTGTACAGTGGTTGTGTGACTGGAGGAGCTATTGGCTTTCGCG ctGGTCTGAAGGCTGGTGTTCTGGGATGTGGAGGCTTTGCTGCATTCTCTGCTgcaattgaatattacttgaggtGA